The following coding sequences lie in one Bordetella genomosp. 9 genomic window:
- a CDS encoding response regulator transcription factor gives MHVVPVLFVTHDDLLWKHWSGLDARRWLPARGRSLTDLARWREQGRSLVVVDADLPRLPEWASEPWTRALQGLRVVVASARPHDEQGTKVLASGAVGYCHTYAPPASLSQILEVVDSGEIWMGRSLVTRLLKLVDSRAGRSEDWHNNMLTEREDMVARRAAVGEANGEIAAALGITERTVKAHLSSVFEKLGVSDRLQLALRVHGISR, from the coding sequence ATGCACGTGGTACCGGTTCTGTTCGTCACGCACGACGATCTGCTGTGGAAGCACTGGTCGGGGCTGGATGCGCGCCGGTGGCTGCCGGCGCGCGGCCGCAGTCTGACGGACCTGGCCCGCTGGCGCGAGCAGGGGCGGTCGCTGGTCGTGGTGGATGCCGACCTGCCGCGGCTGCCGGAATGGGCGTCCGAGCCATGGACCCGCGCTTTGCAGGGTTTGCGCGTCGTCGTCGCCAGCGCGCGCCCACACGACGAGCAGGGCACCAAGGTGCTGGCGTCTGGCGCGGTGGGGTATTGCCACACCTATGCGCCGCCTGCCTCGCTATCGCAGATTCTGGAAGTGGTGGATTCCGGGGAAATCTGGATGGGCCGCTCGCTGGTGACGCGGCTGCTGAAGCTCGTGGACAGCCGTGCGGGCCGTAGCGAAGACTGGCACAACAACATGCTGACGGAACGCGAGGACATGGTGGCGCGCCGGGCCGCCGTGGGCGAGGCCAACGGCGAGATCGCTGCCGCGCTGGGCATCACGGAGCGCACCGTGAAGGCGCATCTTTCTTCGGTATTCGAGAAGCTGGGCGTGAGCGACCGCCTGCAGTTGGCGCTTCGGGTTCACGGCATCAGCCGCTGA